The following coding sequences are from one Lolium rigidum isolate FL_2022 chromosome 6, APGP_CSIRO_Lrig_0.1, whole genome shotgun sequence window:
- the LOC124662387 gene encoding patellin-3-like — protein sequence MAEETHPQAAPAAEAAPEVVVATEKAPAELEKKVEEPAAEAETEESAAVADDGGAVEATGSFKEESNLVADLPDPEKKALDEFKDLIVAALAAGEFNLPPPPPPPKAKTEEPAKVEEPAKTEEPAKTEEPVKEEAKIEEPKAEEPAKEEPKAEELKAEVVAEAAAAAEPAKEEPKAEDAKPAEPKAEDVAAVVAEEVTKPAETVAAATPEETPAPEAEADAVAPPEPVFIWGVPLVGDDERTDAVLLKFLRAREFKVKEAMAMLRSAVLWRKRFGIDALLDADLAFPELDKVVFYRGADRESHPVCYNVYGEFQDKDLYEKAFGDEEKRDRFLKWRIQLLERGILSQLDFAPSGICSMVQVTDLKNSPPMLGKHRAVTRQAVALLQDNYPEFIAKKVFINVPWWYLAANKMMSPFLTQRTRSKFVFASQAKSPETLFRYIAPEQVPVQFGGLFKEDDPEFTTADSVTELTIKASSKETIEIPVTENSTIVWELRVLGWEVSYGAEFTPAAEGGYTVIVQKTRKVPANEEPIMKGSFKVTEAGKIALTINNPASKKKKLLYRSKVKSTSESV from the exons ATGGCAGAGGAGACGCACCCACAGGCGGCCCCCGCCGCCGAGGCCGCCCCGGAGGTGGTTGTCGCCACCGAGAAGGCGccggcggagctggagaagaaggtggaggagCCTGCGGCGGAGGCCGAGACGGAGGAGTCGGCCGCCGTCGCCGACGATGGCGGCGCCGTCGAGGCGACTGGATCTTTCAAGGAGGAGAGCAACCTCGTCGCCGATCTGCCTGACCCCGAGAAGAAGGCGCTCGACGAGTTTAAGGACCTGAtcgtcgccgcgctcgccgccggcgaGTTCAACCTCccccctccgccgcctccgcccaaggCCAAGACCGAGGAGCCGGCCAAGGTGGAGGAGCCCGCCAAGACCGAGGAACCGGCCAAGACAGAGGAGCCGGTCAAGGAAGAGGCCAAGATCGAGGAGCCCAAGGCTGAAGAGCCGGCCAAGGAGGAGCCCAAGGCAGAAGAACTCAAGGCCGAGGTGGTTGCCGAGGCAGCAGCAGCTGCAGAGCCAGCCAAGGAGGAGCCCAAGGCAGAGGATGCCAAGCCGGCCGAGCCGAAGGCGGAGGATGTGGCCGCCGTGGTCGCCGAGGAAGTCACCAAGCCTGCGGAAACCGTCGCCGCAGCCACCCCAGAGGAGACGCCGGCGCCGGAAGCGGAGGCGGACGCGGTCGCGCCGCCCGAGCCGGTCTTCATCTGGGGCGTGCCGCTGGTGGGCGACGACGAGCGCACGGACGCGGTGCTGCTCAAGTTCCTGCGCGCGCGCGAGTTCAAGGTGAAGGAGGCGATGGCGATGCTGCGGTCGGCGGTGCTGTGGCGCAAGCGCTTCGGCATCGACGCGCTCCTCGACGCCGACCTCGCCTTCCCGGAGCTGGACAAGGTGGTCTTCTACCGCGGCGCCGACAGGGAGAGCCACCCGGTCTGCTACAACGTGTACGGCGAGTTCCAGGACAAGGACCTCTACGAGAAGGCCTTCGGCGACGAGGAGAAGCGGGACCGCTTCCTCAAGTGGCGCATCCAGCTCCTGGAGCGCGGCATCCTCTCGCAGCTCGACTTCGCGCCCAGCGGCATCTGCTCCATGGTGCAGGTCACCGACCTCAAGAACTCGCCGCCCATGCTCGGAAAGCACCGCGCCGTCACCCGCCAGGCTGTGGCGCTGCTCCAGGACAACTACCCCGAGTTCATCGCCAAGAAG GTGTTCATCAACGTGCCATGGTGGTATCTCGCTGCCAACAAAATGATGAGCCCCTTCCTCACACAGCGCACCAGGAGCAAGTTCGTCTTTGCCAGCCAGGCCAAGTCACCTGAGACCCTCTTCAG ATACATTGCGCCGGAGCAAGTCCCCGTCCAATTTGGAGgcctcttcaaggaagatgatcCTGAATTCACCACCGCTGATTCTGTCACCGAGCTCACCATCAAAGCTTCATCCAAGGAGACCATTGAGATCCCTGTCACTGAG AACTCAACAATTGTATGGGAGCTCCGGGTGCTTGGCTGGGAAGTTAGCTACGGCGCGGAGTTCACCCCCGCCGCTGAGGGCGGATACACCGTCATCGTGCAGAAGACAAGGAAGGTTCCCGCGAACGAAGAGCCAATCATGAAGGGCAGCTTCAAGGTGACGGAGGCGGGCAAGATCGCGTTAACGATCAACAACCCTGCATCCAAGAAGAAGAAGCTCCTCTACAGGTCCAAGGTGAAGAGCACCAGCGAGTCCGTCTGA